A single window of Aquarana catesbeiana isolate 2022-GZ linkage group LG10, ASM4218655v1, whole genome shotgun sequence DNA harbors:
- the LOC141109906 gene encoding olfactory receptor 1F1-like, translating into MSYVEFCPHDRSWDTKKENASSGTYFVLQALSENPHTQWFVFISFSTVYLLIFLGNSAIVTAVNLDGHLAGSPMYMLLGHLSFLDMCYTTVTFPKMLVGLLLGDQTISHDGCFAQLFFFISFGQTESFLLAVMAYDRYVAICCPLHYVERITSWFCNRSTSLSWFSGFLNSALHTGLAARLSFCSSNHIDHFFCDITPLLKISCVSTALNEIVIYIAGVFVVLTPFLCILLSYVYIILAILRIPSSNGRHKTFSTCSSHLTVVCLFYGTVLLMYMRPASYSGEHDKMFALLYTFVTPLLNPFIYGLKNEEIKGAFKKIGRKSSCCI; encoded by the coding sequence ATGAGTTATGTGGAATTCTGCCCCCACGACAGGAGCTGGGATACGAAAAAAGAAAATGCTTCATCGGGTACCTATTTTGTGCTCCAAGCACTATCGGAAAATCCCCATACACAGTGGTTTGTATTCATCTCTTTTTCGACAGTCTACCTTCTAATTTTTCTCGGGAACTCGGCTATCGTGACCGCTGTAAATCTAGACGGCCACCTTGCTGGGTCGCCCATGTACATGCTTTTGGGCCACCTCTCCTTTTTGGACATGTGCTACACCACGGTGACTTTCCCCAAGATGCTGGTGGGTCTTCTTTTGGGCGATCAAACGATATCACATGACGGCTGCTTCGCCCAGTTATTCTTCTTTATTTCCTTCGGTCAAACGGAGAGTTTCCTCCTGGCGGTCATGGCCTACGATCGCTATGTAGCCATCTGCTGCCCATTGCACTACGTGGAAAGAATCACAAGTTGGTTTTGCAATCGCTCAACAAGTTTGTCATGGTTTAGCGGGTTCCTGAATTCAGCCCTGCACACCGGATTGGCTGCCCGCTTGTCCTTCTGCTCCTCCAATCACATCGACCATTTCTTCTGTGACATCACGCCTCTACTGAAGATATCGTGTGTGAGCACCGCGTTGAACGAGATTGTAATATACATTGCCGGCGTCTTTGTTGTGCTCACTCCATTCCTCTGTATTCTGCTGTCTTACGTTTATATTATCCTCGCAATCCTCCGGATTCCATCCTCCAATGGTCGGCATAAAACGTTCTCCACCTGCAGTTCTCATCTGACCGTAGTTTGCTTGTTCTACGGCACGGTCCTCCTAATGTACATGCGTCCTGCTTCCTATTCTGGAGAACACGATAAGATGTTTGCCTTGCTGTACACGTTCGTTACACCTTTGCTAAATCCATTTATTTACGGACTAAAGAACGAAGAGATAAAGGGGGCTTTCAAGAAAATCGGAAGAAAAAGCTCTTGTTGCATTTAG